From a single Cydia strobilella chromosome 17, ilCydStro3.1, whole genome shotgun sequence genomic region:
- the LOC134748996 gene encoding zinc finger protein basonuclin-2, with translation MIQESQSSSAERWSGRPEHNIALQQILKLQEARALHKTSLLPIYKKNGLPSPPASHDYEQMKDKGYSDSRAMEQVKIEAEFRKLMEHSAKSVHDDDSLKYFQQMMEAKQRFEYLKNIHEKERRKYEEKHLEVKRETLSPSESRSTPQNHSPLPKATSAEMSPNHSVHLSTSSSPLSNPSPRNSSPLSHLQNMQPFDFRKQKTNDKEDTRKLGFDVGSAEKASVDMMTNQFFNFQLPANLPMPPMTMPSSFSHPAAVVAALSQNPMGLASLQALLPHMSAKPVEPSEKESNHAAGKSSPDGARSEDENVLNLSKDAYAEAAQNSRNMMIGKCISPPKRQWGASQIPFQNLGTQFINPTTGKKRVQCNVCLKTFCDKGALKIHFSAVHLREMHKCTVEGCSMMFSSRRSRNRHSANPNPKLHSPHLRRKISPHDGRSSQIHPVLLSPHSTGLGLPSVMNPMHPFGSYPLLNHPANMRQFANLPMEYKNNPNMNFGHLDQRNRMRRDYDSAENKDQDGQGESDEDDGIVVVAGDDDDEDGDHMDTSDYYSNLNKSTGSVEDSETDYDQRSVGENNDGHERTKETASPEIFKRKRKNLNPTRLHNDVSEHKKSQPSGDHPQEDVLDLKRVKTEDSSNNDLSHQKQRSEEVRIKSEPSLCKEEPSEIDTNAQDLRIKEESSDKVANEKPTDKVPESDQFSSENALKRLESLSKGDFHSMAKRNDNHSSNGPYNLSMNESIDYSDRSPSSSVSSYDCTPEDIQGQIFGHFEKGFFISSTDIPLEPENPRKCIVCGKLFPNVYVVKSHYQNSHLKVMHKCSVEGCRACFPAKRSRDRHSANVQLHRKLLSTDALRIRDESPLRTLEKTREQIDLIAKFSDEEPGVPYIESHKYYHAKESDKLKNHFNHHMPFGAPYPPLQLPEAYLNNRDMFSQHPFLFTPFGMLPNFPPIPLGFLPPSLNGFGAQNFSPPLMGKLNYCVEDEAPRPNKDGCYPCRGCRESFKDLSSLKAHCESVHAQSLHRCSVSGCNAAFFSRTKRNCHSESHLRVQNGRGIHVNPS, from the coding sequence GAATCTCAGTCGAGCAGTGCGGAGCGATGGAGCGGCCGTCCCGAGCACAACATCGCCCTGCAACAGATCCTCAAGCTGCAAGAGGCCCGTGCGCTCCACAAGACTTCCCTCCTCCCCATCTACAAGAAGAACGGCCTCCCATCGCCACCAGCTAGCCACGACTACGAACAAATGAAAGACAAGGGATACTCAGACTCCAGAGCCATGGAACAAGTCAAAATAGAAGCGGAGTTCAGAAAACTGATGGAGCATTCGGCTAAAAGTGTTCACGATGATGACTCGTTGAAGTACTTCCAGCAAATGATGGAAGCTAAACAACGGTTCGAATACTTGAAAAATATTCACGAGAAAGAAAGAAGGAAGTATGAAGAGAAGCATTTAGAAGTCAAAAGAGAGACACTGTCACCTAGCGAGAGTAGGTCTACCCCGCAAAACCACTCACCGCTACCTAAAGCGACGTCTGCTGAAATGTCGCCTAATCACAGTGTCCATCTTTCTACCTCATCCAGTCCTCTCTCTAACCCTAGTCCTAGAAATTCTTCCCCTTTAAGCCATCTACAAAACATGCAGCCTTTCGATTTTCGAAAGCAAAAGACTAATGACAAAGAAGATACGAGAAAACTTGGATTCGATGTGGGATCAGCCGAGAAGGCTTCTGTAGATATGATGACAAATCAGTTCTTTAACTTCCAGTTGCCGGCCAATCTGCCTATGCCACCTATGACAATGCCGTCAAGTTTTAGTCATCCTGCCGCTGTCGTTGCTGCTCTTAGTCAAAACCCTATGGGTTTGGCATCCTTACAAGCTCTCCTCCCACACATGTCGGCTAAACCGGTCGAGCCTTCAGAAAAAGAGTCAAATCATGCTGCAGGCAAAAGCAGCCCGGACGGTGCAAGGTCAGAAGATGAAAACGTACTGAATCTAAGTAAAGATGCATACGCGGAGGCAGCACAGAACTCAAGAAACATGATGATAGGCAAATGTATAAGTCCACCGAAAAGACAATGGGGTGCATCACAGATTCCTTTCCAGAATTTGGGTACGCAATTCATTAACCCCACGACTGGCAAGAAGCGTGTTCAGTGCAACGTTTGCTTGAAAACATTTTGTGATAAAGGTGCTTTAAAGATCCACTTCTCTGCAGTACATCTACGAGAAATGCACAAATGCACTGTAGAAGGCTGCAGCATGATGTTTAGTTCTCGAAGATCAAGGAACCGACATAGTGCCAATCCCAATCCGAAGTTACACTCTCCACATTTAAGAAGAAAAATTTCCCCACATGATGGGAGAAGTTCACAAATCCATCCAGTTTTATTATCACCGCATAGTACAGGGTTAGGTTTGCCATCTGTTATGAACCCGATGCATCCATTTGGCTCCTACCCATTACTCAACCATCCCGCAAATATGAGGCAGTTTGCTAATCTCCCCATGGAATATAAAAACAATCCCAATATGAACTTTGGTCACCTAGATCAAAGAAATCGAATGCGCAGAGATTATGATTCAGCAGAAAACAAAGATCAAGATGGTCAAGGTGAATCCGACGAGGACGATGGCATAGTTGTAGTAGCAGGCGATGACGATGACGAAGATGGTGATCATATGGATACCAGTGACTATTATTCTAATCTTAACAAATCGACTGGTTCCGTAGAGGATTCAGAGACTGATTATGATCAAAGAAGCGTCGGAGAAAACAATGATGGCCATGAAAGAACGAAAGAAACTGCTAGCCCAGAAATATTTAAGAGAAAGAGGAAAAACTTAAACCCGACTAGACTCCATAATGACGTCTCAGAACATAAAAAGAGTCAGCCGTCTGGTGATCATCCACAAGAAGATGTACTTGATCTGAAGAGAGTTAAAACAGAAGACAGCTCAAATAATGATCTAAGTCATCAAAAGCAAAGATCAGAAGAAGTTAGAATCAAATCAGAGCCCTCTCTGTGCAAAGAAGAACCATCTGAAATTGACACCAATGCTCAAGATTTACGTATCAAAGAAGAATCTAGTGATAAAGTAGCGAACGAAAAACCGACTGACAAGGTTCCTGAAAGCGACCAATTCTCATCTGAAAACGCTCTGAAACGGttggaaagtctttcaaaagGAGACTTCCATAGCATGGCGAAACGAAATGATAATCACAGCTCAAATGGCCCATACaatttgtctatgaatgaatcTATCGATTACTCCGATCGATCACCTTCATCCTCAGTCTCCAGCTACGATTGCACACCCGAAGATATTCAAGGACAAATATTCGGGCACTTCGAGAAAGGGTTCTTTATAAGCTCAACTGACATCCCCCTAGAACCAGAAAATCCACGAAAATGCATCGTCTGCGGCAAATTGTTTCCGAATGTCTATGTCGTTAAGTCTCACTACCAGAACTCTCATTTGAAAGTCATGCATAAATGCAGCGTTGAAGGTTGCAGAGCATGTTTTCCGGCTAAGAGAAGTAGAGATCGTCACAGCGCCAATGTCCAACTTCATCGAAAACTTTTAAGCACAGACGCTCTTAGAATCAGAGATGAATCACCATTAAGAACTTTAGAAAAAACAAGAGAGCAAATTGACCTAATAGCCAAATTTTCAGACGAAGAACCCGGCGTTCCATACATCGAATCCCACAAATATTACCACGCTAAAGAATCAGACAAGTTAAAGAATCACTTTAATCACCACATGCCTTTTGGCGCACCGTACCCACCTCTACAATTACCCGAAGCGTATCTAAACAATCGAGACATGTTTTCTCAACACCCGTTCCTATTCACACCATTTGGAATGTTGCCAAATTTCCCTCCAATTCCTTTGGGGTTTTTGCCTCCTAGTTTGAATGGCTTCGGTGCGCAGAATTTCTCCCCTCCATTAATGGGGAAGTTAAACTATTGTGTTGAAGACGAGGCGCCACGACCGAACAAAGATGGATGCTATCCATGTCGGGGTTGCAGGGAGTCGTTCAAAGACTTGTCCAGTTTAAAAGCGCATTGTGAGAGCGTCCACGCGCAATCGCTGCATCGGTGTTCCGTGAGCGGCTGCAATGCTGCGTTCTTCTCAAGGACTAAAAGGAACTGCCACAGTGAGTCCCACCTCCGAGTGCAGAACGGTCGAGGCatccatgtgaatccatcgtgA